Proteins found in one Gammaproteobacteria bacterium genomic segment:
- a CDS encoding GatB/YqeY domain-containing protein, with protein sequence MSSTLKPKLMSDMKSSMKSGDKQRLGVVRLILAAIKQIEVDERIELDDTRILAVLDKMAKQRRESITHYSDAGRDDLVAIEQAEIDIIQEYLPEALSEAEINDLVEQSIASTGAATIKDMGKLMAALKPQLQGRADMGKVSQLIKSRLSA encoded by the coding sequence ATGTCGAGTACGCTAAAACCAAAATTAATGTCCGACATGAAGTCATCGATGAAAAGCGGTGACAAACAACGTCTGGGTGTTGTCCGCCTGATACTCGCCGCAATCAAGCAAATTGAAGTCGACGAACGCATCGAACTTGACGATACCCGCATCCTCGCGGTGCTCGATAAAATGGCCAAGCAGCGCCGTGAATCAATCACCCACTATAGTGATGCGGGACGAGACGACCTGGTGGCGATCGAGCAGGCCGAGATCGACATCATCCAGGAGTACCTGCCGGAGGCGTTGTCCGAGGCAGAAATCAATGACCTCGTAGAACAGTCTATCGCTTCCACGGGTGCTGCCACCATTAAAGATATGGGCAAGTTAATGGCTGCGCTCAAACCCCAGCTGCAGGGGCGCGCAGATATGGGAAAAGTCAGCCAGCTAATCAAGTCGCGGCTCTCCGCCTAG
- the rpsU gene encoding 30S ribosomal protein S21 has protein sequence MPSVKVKDNEPFDFALRRFKRSCEKAGVLTETRRRQHYEKPTAVRKRKSAAAVKRNFKRISKDFGTRRRLY, from the coding sequence ATGCCATCAGTTAAAGTAAAGGACAACGAACCATTTGATTTCGCACTGCGTCGTTTCAAGCGCTCTTGTGAAAAAGCGGGTGTCCTCACCGAAACCCGTCGTCGTCAACACTACGAAAAACCCACCGCCGTTCGCAAGCGCAAATCAGCCGCCGCAGTAAAGCGCAACTTCAAGCGCATTTCCAAGGATTTCGGTACTCGCAGACGTCTCTATTAA
- the tsaD gene encoding tRNA (adenosine(37)-N6)-threonylcarbamoyltransferase complex transferase subunit TsaD — translation MKVLGIESSCDETGIAVYDSDSGQIWQRLYSQVAKHREYGGVVPELASRDHVVKAAPMLGEILDEIGGIDAIDAIAYTRGPGLIGALMVGANLAHGLAWALDKPLLGVHHMEGHLLAPMLADEQPELPFVALLVSGGHTLLVDVRMLGDYRILGESLDDAVGEAFDKTAKLMDLPYPGGPELAALADSVTQSRFEFPRPMTKRPGLDFSFSGLKTAALNIVKQHAPLDDRLRAEIAFAFQQAVVDTLCIKCKRALEETGYRNLVVAGGVGANRRLRQVLDKLGQVQGTRIHFPALEYCTDNGAMIAYAGALRLLHGQVDDPACDVLARWSLETLPVIPA, via the coding sequence ATGAAAGTTTTGGGTATCGAAAGCTCCTGCGACGAGACCGGTATCGCGGTTTACGATAGCGATAGCGGACAGATCTGGCAGCGTCTCTACTCGCAAGTTGCAAAGCATCGCGAGTACGGTGGAGTCGTGCCGGAACTTGCTTCACGTGATCATGTTGTCAAGGCAGCGCCGATGCTCGGCGAGATCCTGGACGAAATCGGCGGTATCGATGCGATTGACGCCATCGCCTATACCCGGGGCCCGGGATTGATCGGGGCCTTGATGGTCGGCGCCAATCTCGCCCATGGGTTGGCCTGGGCGCTCGATAAGCCGTTGCTCGGTGTGCATCACATGGAGGGACATCTGCTGGCACCGATGTTGGCCGATGAACAACCTGAATTACCCTTCGTCGCGTTGTTGGTATCGGGCGGACATACGCTATTGGTAGATGTCAGAATGCTCGGTGACTATCGTATTCTTGGTGAATCGCTCGACGATGCGGTCGGGGAAGCCTTTGATAAAACCGCGAAATTGATGGATTTGCCATACCCGGGTGGCCCTGAACTGGCGGCTCTTGCCGATTCGGTGACGCAATCCCGATTCGAATTCCCGCGACCGATGACCAAACGCCCCGGACTTGATTTCAGTTTCAGTGGACTGAAAACGGCGGCGCTAAATATCGTTAAACAACATGCACCACTCGACGACAGGTTGCGGGCCGAGATCGCATTTGCCTTCCAGCAAGCCGTTGTCGATACGCTGTGTATCAAGTGCAAACGCGCACTGGAGGAGACTGGTTACCGGAATCTCGTCGTTGCCGGCGGCGTCGGTGCGAATCGACGATTGCGGCAGGTTCTCGACAAGCTGGGACAGGTGCAAGGTACCCGGATTCACTTCCCGGCGCTGGAATATTGCACCGATAACGGTGCAATGATCGCCTATGCCGGAGCATTGCGCCTGTTACATGGCCAGGTCGATGACCCGGCCTGCGATGTGCTGGCTCGCTGGTCGCTCGAAACGTTACCGGTCATTCCAGCGTAA
- the plsY gene encoding glycerol-3-phosphate 1-O-acyltransferase PlsY: MVETLALIVWAYLLGSISSAIVLSKIMGFKDPRSEGSNNPGATNVLRIAGKKAAFLTLVGDFLKGLLPVLLAHWLQPELLTLALTGFAAFIGHCFPLYFGFRGGKGVATAIAAALGFNWIVGAILIAIWLLFAGVFKISSLAAIISFCALPVLVYWRTQNLEVCIVFVALSVILIWRHKGNIQRLIQGSES, from the coding sequence ATGGTCGAAACCCTTGCATTAATCGTGTGGGCCTATCTACTCGGATCGATTTCGTCCGCGATCGTACTGAGTAAAATAATGGGATTCAAGGATCCACGCAGCGAGGGTTCGAATAATCCTGGTGCCACCAATGTGCTGCGGATCGCCGGCAAGAAAGCGGCGTTTCTTACCCTGGTCGGTGATTTTCTGAAAGGCCTGTTACCCGTCCTGCTGGCACACTGGCTGCAACCCGAGCTTCTCACCCTGGCATTAACCGGTTTCGCCGCGTTCATCGGACACTGTTTTCCTCTTTATTTCGGGTTTCGAGGGGGTAAGGGCGTTGCTACAGCGATCGCGGCCGCGCTGGGATTTAACTGGATTGTCGGTGCAATTCTGATCGCGATCTGGCTGCTTTTTGCGGGGGTATTCAAGATATCGTCACTGGCTGCAATTATCTCATTTTGCGCGTTACCGGTATTGGTCTACTGGCGTACGCAAAACCTCGAAGTCTGCATCGTATTTGTCGCGCTCTCGGTGATCCTGATTTGGCGTCACAAGGGCAATATCCAGCGTCTGATACAGGGTTCCGAATCCTGA
- the bioC gene encoding malonyl-ACP O-methyltransferase BioC, which yields MDLLNIPRLDKRSIKKFANRASKSYDNAAILHEEVLNRLLDRLQYIRHQPETIIDVGSGTGKGVRGLQKSYPRARIYAVDIAHEMLLQARARFRLLSKKRVVAADMERLPFTDQSFDLVFSSLAMPWSNDVGTMLKELARVSRQGALLMFSSFGPGTLSELAEAWQALDSYPHMHPFVDMHDVGDAMVAAGFAQPVVDSETIRLEYPAFRPLLEDLRNVGASNADVSRRRGLMTPAQLRRLEAGYREHGFEDGKFVASYEVVYGHAWLDTR from the coding sequence TTGGACCTGCTCAATATACCACGGCTGGATAAACGGTCGATCAAAAAGTTCGCTAATCGTGCGTCTAAAAGTTACGATAATGCAGCGATATTGCACGAAGAGGTGCTAAATCGGCTATTAGATCGCTTGCAGTACATACGTCACCAGCCGGAGACAATTATTGATGTCGGCAGCGGCACTGGCAAGGGTGTCCGGGGTTTGCAAAAGTCCTACCCGCGCGCACGGATCTATGCCGTGGATATTGCCCACGAAATGCTGTTGCAGGCTCGTGCCAGGTTTCGTTTATTGTCGAAAAAACGCGTGGTCGCAGCAGACATGGAGCGCCTACCTTTTACGGATCAGAGTTTTGACCTCGTATTCTCATCGCTGGCCATGCCCTGGAGTAATGATGTCGGCACAATGCTGAAAGAATTGGCACGTGTCTCCCGACAGGGCGCGCTGTTGATGTTCTCGAGTTTTGGCCCCGGCACGTTATCGGAACTTGCCGAGGCCTGGCAGGCGCTGGATAGTTACCCTCACATGCACCCGTTTGTCGATATGCACGATGTCGGCGATGCCATGGTTGCAGCCGGTTTTGCGCAGCCGGTTGTCGATTCAGAGACAATCCGGCTGGAATACCCTGCGTTTCGACCGTTGCTCGAAGACCTGCGCAATGTCGGGGCGAGTAATGCCGATGTCAGTCGGCGCCGCGGATTGATGACACCGGCGCAGTTGCGCAGACTGGAGGCCGGTTATCGTGAGCATGGATTTGAAGATGGAAAGTTCGTTGCATCCTACGAGGTCGTCTACGGGCATGCCTGGCTCGATACCCGGTAA
- a CDS encoding twin transmembrane helix small protein produces the protein MTIVKIIIAVLLGLIVLSLGASMLSLVKGRSDSNTTVKFLTIRIVLSIVTFVFIVFSFYMGWIQPHGIVPPAS, from the coding sequence ATGACTATCGTCAAAATTATTATCGCCGTGTTGCTCGGTTTAATCGTGCTAAGTCTCGGCGCCAGTATGCTGAGCCTGGTCAAGGGTCGCAGCGACTCCAATACCACCGTTAAGTTCCTGACGATCCGCATTGTCCTGTCGATCGTAACTTTCGTTTTCATCGTATTCTCATTCTACATGGGCTGGATCCAGCCCCACGGAATCGTCCCCCCGGCTTCCTGA
- a CDS encoding SURF1 family protein, translated as MMIGTRKFKPARWSIALTAVGVSLFIGLGLWQLERAALKASIESKFEQRLGEPYREYSPGDGLDDIEYRKLLLQGSFDNAHHFLVDNQLYRGKAGYYVLTPLKLRDSDSLILVNRGWSAWGESRQEISPIPEAESLNGVRGIANFPNEPALRMGGLTLSDRWPQLIPYIDIEALRAQFSNRLLPVVLWLAPEQDDVYVREWNPVWMKPEKSRAYATQWFAFALLAFVFFIILNLRKAE; from the coding sequence ATGATGATCGGGACGCGCAAGTTCAAACCCGCCCGGTGGTCGATCGCACTGACCGCAGTGGGTGTTTCGCTGTTCATTGGCCTGGGGCTTTGGCAGCTGGAACGCGCGGCCCTGAAGGCGTCGATCGAATCAAAATTCGAGCAAAGGCTGGGTGAGCCATACCGGGAGTATTCACCGGGTGATGGGCTGGACGATATCGAGTACCGCAAACTATTGCTGCAGGGAAGCTTCGACAACGCCCACCATTTCCTGGTCGATAACCAGCTGTATCGGGGCAAAGCAGGATATTACGTACTGACCCCTCTGAAACTAAGAGACAGCGACAGCCTGATCCTGGTCAACCGCGGTTGGTCAGCCTGGGGCGAATCCCGGCAGGAGATATCGCCGATACCAGAGGCCGAGAGCCTGAACGGCGTCAGGGGCATCGCAAATTTTCCAAACGAGCCCGCGTTGCGCATGGGCGGATTAACACTTTCCGATCGCTGGCCACAGCTCATTCCTTATATTGATATCGAGGCCCTGCGGGCACAGTTCTCGAATCGACTATTGCCCGTGGTGTTATGGCTGGCGCCTGAGCAGGACGATGTTTACGTGCGCGAGTGGAACCCGGTCTGGATGAAGCCTGAAAAGAGCCGGGCCTATGCAACGCAATGGTTTGCGTTTGCACTGCTTGCGTTCGTGTTTTTTATCATTTTAAACCTGCGGAAAGCTGAATGA
- the cyoE gene encoding heme o synthase, protein MTTLTLDACSQYYKLTKPKVVYLIVFTAMVGMLLAAEGAVPLDTFVFGLLGIGLAAASGAAINHVVDEHIDRIMERTRNRPLVSGELDQKSALIFALSIGTLGITLLLVFINLLTAVLTLFSLVGYALIYTMYLKRATPQNIVLGGAAGAAPPLLGWTAVTGSVDTEALLLFLIIFVWTPPHFWALAIRRRKEYAKADIPMLPVTHGVNFTKIQILLYTILLVVVTMMPFIVQMSGLIYLAGALALGMGFLYYAIKLYYDKKPDVIAMKTFGYSIFYLSLLFAFLLADHYARVFIRGWFL, encoded by the coding sequence ATGACCACGCTAACCCTCGACGCCTGCTCGCAATACTACAAGCTGACCAAGCCCAAGGTTGTCTACCTGATCGTGTTTACCGCGATGGTAGGTATGTTGCTTGCCGCCGAAGGTGCGGTACCACTGGATACCTTCGTCTTCGGTTTGCTGGGTATTGGCCTGGCCGCTGCGTCCGGCGCAGCCATCAATCACGTGGTCGACGAACATATTGACCGGATCATGGAACGTACGCGTAACCGTCCGCTGGTGAGCGGGGAACTGGACCAGAAATCGGCCCTGATTTTCGCGCTATCGATCGGTACGCTCGGTATTACCTTGTTGCTGGTGTTTATCAACCTGCTCACCGCAGTGTTAACCTTGTTTTCGCTGGTTGGTTACGCGCTGATTTATACGATGTACCTGAAACGCGCGACGCCGCAAAATATTGTGCTTGGTGGTGCCGCGGGTGCCGCGCCGCCATTGCTGGGCTGGACCGCGGTAACCGGGAGTGTGGATACCGAGGCTTTACTGCTGTTTCTGATTATATTTGTCTGGACTCCCCCGCATTTCTGGGCGCTGGCAATCCGTCGACGCAAGGAATACGCCAAGGCGGACATCCCGATGTTGCCGGTGACCCACGGCGTTAATTTTACCAAGATCCAGATTTTGCTCTACACCATATTGTTGGTTGTCGTAACAATGATGCCCTTTATCGTGCAGATGAGCGGCTTGATCTACCTCGCCGGTGCGCTTGCGCTGGGAATGGGATTTTTGTACTACGCGATCAAGCTGTACTACGACAAGAAGCCCGACGTGATTGCGATGAAAACCTTCGGTTACTCGATTTTTTACCTGAGTCTCCTGTTCGCCTTCCTGCTTGCAGATCACTACGCCCGCGTTTTCATTCGCGGCTGGTTTCTCTAG
- a CDS encoding DUF2970 domain-containing protein: MNKEPDDQPPEAVQLTFGQLVKSTLAAFLGVQSSANRERDFKHGKMSHFIWMGLLFGLVFVLMLVGVVQLVLYLTGR, encoded by the coding sequence TTGAACAAAGAACCAGACGATCAACCCCCGGAAGCAGTCCAGTTGACCTTTGGACAGCTGGTTAAAAGTACTTTGGCGGCATTCCTCGGTGTGCAAAGCAGCGCCAATCGTGAGCGTGATTTCAAACACGGCAAGATGTCCCATTTTATCTGGATGGGATTGCTATTCGGGCTCGTGTTTGTGCTGATGCTGGTCGGCGTGGTACAGCTGGTACTGTACCTGACTGGCCGCTAG
- a CDS encoding DUF2244 domain-containing protein, with protein MVNISKQDSGDSFRIVLSPNCSISWHELVIFYLFTCVIAIAVGLFFTLQGMWLVLPFSGLEMLALGIGLYVTSRKVYRKEVITLDPDRTRVEKGVQRVVQSWEFKTPWVRIIDETTGTRNPARRLAIGMRGTAVEVGSFLANSEKDELAFKLKDCIIRV; from the coding sequence ATGGTCAATATCAGTAAACAAGATTCCGGAGATAGCTTCCGCATCGTGCTATCCCCCAACTGTTCCATCAGCTGGCACGAGCTGGTGATTTTCTACCTGTTTACCTGCGTGATCGCAATCGCTGTCGGTCTGTTCTTCACGCTGCAGGGCATGTGGTTGGTGCTGCCTTTTTCCGGGCTCGAAATGCTGGCCCTGGGTATCGGACTCTACGTGACGTCTCGCAAGGTATATCGTAAGGAAGTAATCACCCTGGATCCGGATCGAACCAGAGTAGAAAAAGGGGTACAACGGGTCGTTCAGAGCTGGGAATTCAAAACGCCCTGGGTGCGGATTATCGACGAAACCACGGGCACCCGTAACCCGGCTCGCAGGCTTGCTATCGGCATGCGTGGCACTGCGGTCGAAGTAGGCAGTTTTCTGGCTAATTCGGAAAAGGATGAGCTAGCCTTTAAATTGAAAGACTGTATAATTCGCGTGTGA